From a single Cetobacterium somerae ATCC BAA-474 genomic region:
- the lysA gene encoding diaminopimelate decarboxylase: MKYLGTMKDVDGVLEIGGVLVTKLQKDYGTPLYIYDLELMEKKITALKEGFHSDKFKTTIVYASKAYLSKGMVQVVDKMGLDIDAVSAGELHTILSTKINPKKVHMHGNNKSLEELEMCVGSEIGSIILDNRFEAKRVADVCKRLGKKIDVMLRLNIGIDAHTHEYIKTAKHTSKFGESIFDRDIVEIVRDIVEKEELNFLGFHCHIGSQIFDELAFGEGIETMVKFTKEISEKLNIKIPEINLGGGFGVRYTDEDTDVDLKKLMKKIVKSLEVTLESEKVTIEKVSIEPGRSIVAQAGSTLYTVGGKKKTFGGEKYIFIDGGMTDNIRPALYSAKYESVVANRLNEEKKEVVTLAGKCCESGDIIIKDTKLGKCDEGDLVLVSCTGAYGHSMSSNYNKALKPAVVFVKNGRSYLVSKRETYEDLVRNDLMLEEI; the protein is encoded by the coding sequence ATGAAATACTTAGGAACTATGAAAGATGTTGATGGAGTTTTAGAGATTGGTGGAGTTTTAGTAACAAAGCTACAAAAAGATTATGGAACACCTCTTTATATATATGATTTAGAGCTTATGGAGAAAAAGATAACAGCCTTAAAAGAGGGATTTCATAGTGACAAATTTAAAACAACTATTGTTTATGCATCAAAAGCTTACTTGTCTAAAGGGATGGTTCAAGTAGTTGATAAAATGGGATTAGATATAGATGCTGTTTCAGCAGGGGAGCTACATACAATATTATCTACTAAAATAAATCCTAAGAAAGTTCATATGCATGGAAATAATAAGTCTCTAGAGGAGTTAGAGATGTGTGTAGGTAGTGAGATAGGAAGTATAATTTTAGATAATAGATTTGAGGCTAAAAGAGTTGCTGATGTTTGTAAAAGATTAGGTAAAAAAATAGATGTAATGCTAAGACTAAATATAGGTATAGATGCTCACACTCATGAATATATAAAAACAGCAAAACATACATCAAAATTTGGAGAGTCTATTTTTGATAGGGATATAGTTGAGATTGTAAGGGATATAGTAGAAAAAGAGGAACTTAACTTTTTAGGTTTTCACTGTCACATAGGGTCACAGATTTTTGATGAGTTAGCATTTGGTGAAGGTATAGAAACTATGGTTAAATTCACAAAGGAGATTTCGGAAAAGTTAAATATAAAAATACCTGAGATAAACCTTGGTGGAGGGTTTGGAGTTAGGTATACAGATGAGGATACAGATGTAGATCTAAAAAAATTAATGAAAAAAATTGTAAAATCTTTAGAGGTAACTTTAGAGTCTGAGAAGGTTACCATTGAAAAGGTATCTATAGAACCAGGGCGTTCTATAGTTGCTCAAGCTGGAAGTACTCTTTATACAGTGGGAGGAAAGAAGAAGACTTTTGGTGGAGAGAAGTATATCTTTATAGATGGAGGGATGACAGATAACATAAGACCAGCTCTTTATAGTGCTAAGTATGAAAGCGTTGTAGCGAATAGATTGAATGAGGAGAAAAAGGAAGTTGTGACTTTAGCTGGGAAGTGCTGTGAGTCTGGAGATATAATTATAAAGGATACAAAGTTAGGGAAGTGTGACGAGGGGGATTTAGTACTTGTTAGTTGCACAGGGGCTTATGGACACTCAATGAGTAGTAACTACAATAAAGCTTTAAAACCAGCTGTGGTTTTTGTAAAAAATGGACGTAGTTATCTAGTTTCTAAAAGAGAAACTTACGAGGATTTAGTAAGAAATGATTTAATGTTAGAGGAGATATAA
- a CDS encoding ketose-bisphosphate aldolase → MAKYRFQDLGLVNTKEMFRKANEKGYSIPAFNFANLEQLKAILNACHEANSDVILQISESARNYIGKETLPLMVKGAILDLRAKRSEIGVALNLDHGKDYDLIKDCLDYGFSSVMIDASHEEFYKNIEKTKEVVELAKKYNASVEGELGILSGIEDEISSEENKFTNPKEVVEFVQKTGVDSLAIAIGTAHGAHKFKPGEDPKLRLDILENIREVLGEFPIVLHGSSSVPGEYIEKFRDNGGMIKDAIGIPDLELKKASKSIVTKINVDTDGRLVFTSTLLEYMKNNPKEMDLKKYLGVPKKAMETYYSEKIKKVFK, encoded by the coding sequence ATGGCAAAGTACAGATTTCAAGATTTAGGATTAGTTAATACAAAAGAGATGTTTAGAAAAGCTAATGAAAAAGGGTATTCAATACCAGCTTTTAACTTCGCTAACTTAGAGCAATTAAAGGCGATACTGAATGCTTGTCATGAGGCTAATTCAGATGTTATATTACAAATTTCAGAATCAGCAAGAAACTATATAGGTAAGGAAACTTTACCTCTTATGGTAAAGGGTGCTATTTTAGATTTAAGAGCTAAAAGAAGTGAAATTGGAGTAGCTTTAAACTTAGATCATGGAAAGGACTATGATTTAATTAAGGATTGCTTAGATTATGGATTCTCATCTGTTATGATAGATGCTTCTCACGAGGAGTTTTATAAAAATATTGAGAAGACTAAAGAGGTAGTGGAGTTAGCTAAGAAGTATAACGCCTCAGTGGAGGGAGAGTTAGGAATTTTATCTGGGATAGAGGACGAGATATCTTCTGAAGAGAATAAGTTTACTAATCCTAAAGAGGTAGTTGAGTTTGTTCAAAAAACTGGAGTGGACTCTTTGGCAATAGCTATTGGAACTGCTCATGGAGCACATAAATTTAAACCAGGGGAAGATCCAAAATTAAGACTGGATATTCTTGAGAATATAAGAGAGGTTTTAGGAGAGTTCCCAATTGTTTTACACGGATCATCTTCAGTTCCTGGAGAGTATATTGAAAAGTTTAGAGACAATGGTGGAATGATAAAAGATGCCATTGGAATTCCTGATTTAGAGCTAAAAAAGGCATCTAAATCTATAGTTACAAAGATAAATGTGGATACTGATGGAAGATTGGTATTTACAAGTACACTTTTAGAGTATATGAAAAATAATCCTAAAGAGATGGATTTGAAAAAGTATTTAGGTGTGCCTAAAAAGGCTATGGAAACATATTATTCTGAGAAGATAAAAAAGGTATTTAAATAG
- a CDS encoding PTS sugar transporter subunit IIA produces the protein MKSILKDNIHVLERVEDWKDAVRKSGKILLENQSIEERYIEAAIKNIEKLGNYVVITDNVAMPHARPEDGVNQTALSLLLIKDGVDFLGENVNLVFMLASKDNSSHIEVIRKLSQLVDDEEIVEKMSFAKNKEEILNYL, from the coding sequence ATGAAAAGTATTTTAAAAGATAATATTCATGTTTTAGAAAGAGTAGAAGATTGGAAAGATGCAGTTAGAAAATCAGGGAAAATACTTTTGGAAAATCAAAGTATTGAGGAAAGGTATATAGAAGCAGCAATAAAAAACATTGAAAAGTTAGGAAACTATGTTGTGATAACTGATAATGTTGCTATGCCTCATGCAAGGCCAGAGGATGGAGTTAATCAAACAGCACTGTCGCTATTACTGATAAAAGATGGAGTGGACTTTTTAGGAGAGAATGTAAATTTAGTATTTATGCTAGCTTCTAAAGATAACTCATCTCATATTGAGGTTATAAGAAAACTGTCACAGCTAGTTGATGATGAAGAGATTGTTGAAAAAATGAGTTTTGCTAAAAATAAAGAAGAGATTTTAAATTATCTATAA
- a CDS encoding PTS sugar transporter subunit IIB, translated as MVKILTVCGNGIGSSLMCAMKIEEICQEEGITADVSSCDFNSVSGKEVDLVVTIKELADQITNLKVVPIRSYTNKKKIKEDVLETILTLVK; from the coding sequence ATGGTAAAGATTTTGACAGTTTGTGGAAATGGAATTGGAAGTAGCTTAATGTGTGCTATGAAAATTGAGGAGATATGTCAAGAGGAGGGAATCACTGCAGATGTAAGCTCGTGTGATTTTAACTCTGTTTCTGGAAAAGAGGTAGATTTAGTTGTAACAATAAAGGAGTTAGCAGATCAAATAACAAATTTGAAAGTTGTACCAATTAGAAGTTACACAAACAAAAAGAAAATAAAAGAGGATGTATTAGAAACTATATTAACTTTAGTTAAATAA
- a CDS encoding alanine/glycine:cation symporter family protein produces the protein MSYLSRVNDVFSFLNPITDVLWEFPRNFEFYKNIPIIGEFSLAILLLIGCGLYFTLKLNFVQIRYFKRSVDILKRKNETKIGISPMASFLLSSATRIGPGNIMGVTGAVLAGGPGALFWMWVSAFFGMATCFVEATLSQIFKEKNGEDYVGGIAYYGRRLLNNSKVVGFVIAVAYIFYALFTLPSQVFHMFTAFGSVASQITGSVYARTDTLYIVIGLTIILVTTVIIFGGIRRVALATDFIVPIMAVTYFIIALFLIALNLDKVPYFFTAVFAGAFSPEAIFGGAMGIALQQGIKRGLMSNEAGQGTVTMAAAAADAKHPVEQGFIQSFGVFVDTFVICTISGFLVIIANLWSLDGFDFMALRSDKLGYFITSLKVLSPTMLEKPIQFLVALCYGMFAFSTILGMIAFIEVSATEISRNKVFLNIMKLISSLVFIPFGVACVWSGAELDNIWIISDLTNIVMVYINVPLIIIGFKYSKIALKDYKEKGELI, from the coding sequence ATGAGTTATTTAAGTAGGGTAAATGATGTTTTTAGTTTTTTAAATCCAATAACGGATGTTCTGTGGGAGTTTCCAAGAAACTTTGAGTTTTATAAAAATATCCCAATAATTGGTGAGTTTTCACTAGCGATTTTACTGCTAATAGGGTGTGGGCTATATTTCACACTAAAACTGAATTTTGTACAGATTAGATATTTTAAAAGAAGTGTGGATATTTTAAAAAGAAAAAATGAAACTAAAATTGGAATATCTCCAATGGCCTCTTTTCTACTAAGTAGTGCCACAAGAATTGGACCAGGAAACATAATGGGAGTAACAGGAGCTGTTTTAGCAGGAGGGCCTGGAGCACTATTTTGGATGTGGGTTAGTGCATTCTTTGGAATGGCAACATGTTTTGTAGAAGCTACTCTTTCTCAAATTTTTAAAGAGAAAAATGGTGAGGATTATGTTGGAGGAATAGCTTATTATGGAAGAAGATTACTAAATAATAGTAAAGTTGTTGGTTTTGTAATAGCTGTGGCATATATTTTTTATGCACTATTTACACTGCCATCTCAAGTATTTCATATGTTTACAGCATTTGGATCAGTTGCTAGTCAAATCACAGGAAGTGTTTATGCTAGAACAGATACTCTATATATTGTAATAGGATTAACTATTATCTTAGTTACAACAGTAATTATTTTTGGTGGAATTAGAAGAGTTGCTCTAGCAACAGACTTTATAGTTCCAATAATGGCAGTGACATATTTTATAATAGCACTGTTTTTAATAGCTTTAAATTTAGATAAAGTTCCATACTTTTTTACAGCTGTATTTGCAGGAGCCTTTAGTCCTGAAGCTATCTTTGGAGGAGCTATGGGAATTGCTCTGCAACAAGGTATAAAAAGAGGACTTATGTCTAACGAAGCTGGACAGGGAACTGTAACTATGGCAGCGGCAGCAGCAGATGCAAAGCACCCAGTGGAGCAAGGATTTATTCAATCTTTTGGAGTTTTTGTAGATACTTTTGTAATTTGTACAATCTCAGGATTTTTAGTTATAATTGCTAATCTATGGAGCTTAGATGGATTTGATTTTATGGCTTTAAGAAGTGATAAATTAGGTTACTTTATAACATCATTAAAGGTATTATCTCCTACTATGTTAGAGAAACCCATTCAGTTCTTAGTTGCTCTATGCTATGGAATGTTTGCTTTTTCAACTATCTTAGGAATGATAGCTTTTATAGAGGTATCAGCAACAGAGATATCAAGAAACAAGGTTTTCCTAAATATTATGAAGCTAATCTCATCACTAGTTTTCATACCTTTTGGAGTAGCATGTGTTTGGTCAGGAGCAGAGTTAGATAATATTTGGATAATAAGTGATTTAACAAATATTGTGATGGTGTATATAAACGTACCTTTAATTATAATAGGATTTAAATATAGTAAGATAGCTTTAAAAGACTACAAGGAAAAGGGTGAGCTAATATGA
- a CDS encoding carbohydrate kinase family protein produces the protein MNKILCVGHSACDITYVLHEYPIENRKYKADETKIMGGGPTGNAAYLLGKFGEFPSYITTLGKDLYGDLIVKELESVQVDLKNSLVKEGYTTPCSMIITNTSNGSRTILNHRNKNLIPSDYKIDYSLEPEIVLFDGHEIELARMTLDTFPKAVTILDAGSYKEETVELAQKVDYLICSEDFARDYTKVDRLTEENYREVFSKLEDLNGKTVVITLGEKGCIYRKDGELYNFPAFKTKAIDTTGAGDIFHGAFVYSLGKGYDFIETIKFSSVCASLSVEKIGGRESIPELKDVYERMEKWQSTDFKI, from the coding sequence ATGAATAAGATATTATGTGTAGGACACTCTGCTTGTGACATAACTTATGTTTTACACGAGTATCCTATAGAAAATAGAAAGTATAAAGCTGACGAAACAAAAATAATGGGAGGTGGGCCCACAGGTAATGCGGCCTACCTTTTAGGAAAATTTGGTGAGTTTCCATCTTATATAACAACTTTAGGAAAAGATCTATATGGTGATTTAATTGTTAAAGAGTTAGAATCTGTTCAAGTGGATCTTAAAAACTCTTTGGTTAAAGAGGGATACACAACACCATGTAGTATGATTATAACTAATACTTCAAATGGAAGTAGAACAATATTAAATCATAGAAATAAAAACTTAATACCAAGTGATTACAAAATAGATTACTCTTTAGAACCTGAGATAGTACTGTTTGATGGACATGAGATTGAGTTAGCAAGAATGACATTGGATACTTTTCCAAAAGCTGTAACTATTTTAGATGCAGGAAGTTATAAAGAGGAAACTGTAGAGTTAGCCCAGAAAGTTGATTATCTAATATGTTCTGAGGATTTTGCAAGGGATTACACAAAAGTGGATAGATTAACTGAAGAAAACTACAGAGAGGTTTTTTCTAAATTGGAAGATTTAAATGGAAAAACTGTGGTTATAACTTTAGGAGAAAAAGGGTGTATATATAGAAAAGATGGAGAGTTATATAACTTCCCTGCCTTTAAAACAAAAGCTATTGATACAACAGGAGCTGGGGATATATTCCATGGTGCTTTTGTCTATAGTTTAGGAAAAGGATATGACTTTATAGAAACAATTAAGTTTTCATCAGTATGTGCATCACTATCTGTGGAAAAAATAGGTGGAAGAGAATCAATACCTGAGTTAAAAGACGTATACGAGAGGATGGAGAAATGGCAAAGTACAGATTTCAAGATTTAG
- a CDS encoding PTS ascorbate transporter subunit IIC encodes MLGLIGVIGNDILTNPAFLLGLMSFIGLVALKKPINKLIVGTLKPILGFIMLGAGADFIVKNLDYLGKMIEKGFNITGVVPNNEAIVSIAQKVLGKETMFILLAGLIINILIARFTKFKYIFLTGHHSFFLACMFSAVLAKIGFTGGVLVLVGGLLLGMWSAISPAIGQRYTDLVTDDDGIAMGHFGSLGYYVAAFIGEKIGNPEDSTENIKIPEKLNFLRDTTISTGITMLVFYIVAAIAAGPEYVSELSGGKNYIVFAIISALSFAVGVTIVYNGVRMILAELIPAFQGISQKVIPNSIPAVDCAVFFTYAPNAVIIGFLSSFVGGVLGMLILGAMGAVLIIPGLVPHFFCGATAGIYGNATGGRKGAIVGAFINGLFLSFLPALLLPVLGGIGFQNTTFGDIDFGVLGIIVGKVGEVYKAPGILAIILVLAIFIIVPSIVKKDVKVINAKDEY; translated from the coding sequence ATGTTAGGTTTGATAGGTGTAATAGGAAATGATATATTAACAAATCCAGCGTTTTTATTAGGACTTATGTCTTTTATAGGTTTAGTTGCTTTGAAAAAGCCAATTAATAAATTGATTGTAGGTACATTAAAACCAATACTAGGTTTTATTATGTTAGGTGCTGGAGCAGACTTTATCGTTAAAAATCTTGATTATTTAGGAAAGATGATTGAAAAGGGATTTAATATAACAGGAGTTGTTCCAAACAACGAAGCTATTGTTTCAATAGCTCAAAAGGTTTTAGGAAAAGAGACTATGTTTATTCTGTTAGCAGGTTTAATTATAAACATATTAATAGCTAGATTTACAAAGTTTAAGTATATATTCTTAACAGGGCACCACAGCTTCTTCTTAGCATGTATGTTCTCAGCAGTTCTTGCAAAGATTGGATTTACAGGTGGAGTTCTTGTTCTTGTTGGAGGATTACTTTTAGGAATGTGGTCTGCAATTTCACCAGCAATTGGACAAAGATATACTGATTTAGTTACTGATGACGATGGAATAGCTATGGGACATTTTGGATCTTTAGGATATTATGTTGCAGCATTCATAGGAGAGAAAATTGGAAATCCTGAGGATAGTACTGAAAATATTAAAATTCCAGAGAAGTTAAACTTCTTAAGAGATACAACAATTTCTACAGGAATAACAATGTTAGTATTCTACATAGTTGCAGCAATTGCAGCAGGACCTGAGTATGTATCAGAGTTGTCTGGTGGAAAGAACTACATAGTATTTGCTATAATCTCAGCTTTAAGTTTTGCAGTTGGAGTAACAATTGTTTATAACGGAGTTAGAATGATACTAGCTGAGTTAATACCAGCTTTCCAAGGAATTTCACAAAAAGTAATTCCAAACTCTATACCAGCCGTTGACTGTGCAGTGTTCTTCACTTATGCACCTAACGCTGTTATAATTGGATTCTTATCATCGTTTGTAGGTGGAGTTCTTGGAATGTTAATCTTAGGAGCTATGGGAGCTGTTTTAATAATACCAGGACTAGTACCACACTTCTTCTGTGGAGCTACTGCAGGAATTTATGGTAATGCAACAGGTGGAAGAAAAGGAGCTATTGTAGGAGCCTTTATCAACGGTTTATTCCTGTCTTTCCTACCAGCTTTACTACTTCCTGTACTAGGTGGAATTGGATTCCAAAATACAACTTTTGGAGATATAGACTTTGGAGTGTTAGGAATTATTGTTGGAAAAGTTGGAGAGGTTTACAAAGCACCTGGAATATTAGCAATAATCTTAGTATTAGCTATATTTATAATAGTTCCATCAATAGTTAAAAAAGATGTGAAAGTTATAAACGCAAAGGATGAGTATTAA
- a CDS encoding metallophosphoesterase family protein: MKKFIHLSDLHIGANEKNLENQYLKVIIDHILQRYQNLKNKPVIMITGDITNNGDKEEYIEAVKLLNRFKESGFILKIVPGNHDYGYCGNVYTKESQENFKKYILEDLLELELVYTDEGLLNVYPIVEEVNGVVYIALDSVIDKDDELLHFASGEMGERQLKKLANILKGYIKTDKVRVAYFHHHPVERSLFLKMDDAQKVMGVLSDVVDFICFGHKHKEEELDGSQYGVRHILACGKSTEVKKVGDIFGPKKDILTYKEISIKDRDSCSITKYNLCLT, translated from the coding sequence ATGAAAAAATTTATTCATTTAAGTGACTTACACATTGGAGCTAACGAAAAAAATCTTGAAAATCAATATTTAAAAGTTATTATAGATCATATACTTCAACGTTACCAAAATTTAAAGAATAAACCAGTTATTATGATAACAGGAGATATAACTAACAATGGAGATAAGGAAGAATACATAGAAGCTGTAAAGTTATTAAATAGATTTAAAGAAAGTGGATTTATTTTAAAAATAGTTCCTGGAAATCATGATTATGGATATTGTGGAAATGTATATACTAAAGAGTCACAAGAAAACTTTAAAAAATATATTTTAGAAGATTTACTAGAACTTGAATTAGTATATACTGATGAAGGTTTATTAAATGTTTATCCAATTGTAGAGGAAGTAAATGGTGTTGTATATATAGCTCTTGATTCTGTTATTGATAAAGATGACGAGTTATTACATTTTGCATCTGGAGAGATGGGAGAGAGACAATTAAAAAAACTTGCCAATATTTTAAAAGGTTATATAAAAACTGATAAAGTTAGAGTTGCTTATTTTCATCATCATCCAGTAGAAAGATCTCTATTTTTAAAAATGGATGATGCTCAAAAAGTTATGGGAGTTTTATCTGATGTTGTAGACTTTATATGTTTTGGGCATAAACATAAAGAGGAGGAGTTAGATGGAAGTCAATATGGAGTTAGGCATATTTTAGCTTGTGGAAAATCTACAGAGGTAAAAAAAGTAGGAGATATATTTGGACCAAAGAAAGATATTTTAACATATAAAGAGATTAGTATTAAAGATAGGGACAGTTGTAGTATTACAAAATATAATTTATGTCTAACTTAA
- a CDS encoding DEAD/DEAH box helicase yields the protein MDFLKRLENEVGYTIYSRGKDYYNRGKAGNFKLYGVEEEYYGEGVRNLEGSVKGSNYLNYKTEVIFSKDEVLDFNCSCMYFRENVKPCKHIVAVAMAAYNLVLKKESIEKAKPDIHLDFLKNPMGEKKNLIFLKITPKIENIRGYIDFKLDIEIVTKDKNYKLTNKLSKFLKAYGLTSFDFGKSYQYNPATDYFQGWEKKFLDFLKEYEGILEKSYYGELNISTILSNKFSFDRLMDILVEGNQIILKEKSLKEILEIDVKNSGSDIELAFKNISSFIQRGERTLLYLDNGTPIFYRVSSEDIEVYKKIRQKTSRSETMVISENNLPVVINSIQKMAKLELSESIKKKVYTPKKIEDKIYIDSYNTYGLKVYTKRFYDGIYEGDLDGTIILSNALEGYSLYKDVLKDYQNNFENNAYHITNVESIYKFVVEGIPELERYYEIYYSEEFKNKSYTTASYRVETKVTDILEISFNIDGIDKDEVLRFLTAVREKKKYYLLKNGGIIDISDTSELDDLNDLLDIAEVSKKEIEAGVISRAKNYSYFLSSTLKKIKNIVLDSEFEVMDRNLKSISSKEEELAIKKSFPMLRDYQLYGVQWLNTLKKLGLGGILADDMGLGKTLQTIAYLALEKRELPSIVIAPKSLVYNWKSEFEKFAPNVTVKMCVGVKWEREETIKSLKSGEVLITTYGVLKNDLDLYGMIPFKEGFANIVIDEAQNIKNILGKTSNAIKEIKGETKIALTGTPIENNILELWSIFDFAFPGYLGKHTTFKKRYLDNLKSLKSVVGPFILRRTKSEVLKELPDKIEQDVIVELSEKQRKLYLGYLEKYKREVEANGSDAIKILSCLTRLRQLCNHPKLFIEDYKGESAKLDALLELLQEAKSGGHRVLLFSQFTEMLSIIKEHLKDEFNILYLDGKTKIEERLNLVERFNGGEGDIFVISLKAGGSGLNLTGADTVIHFDPWWNPSVENQATDRAHRMGQKNVVNVFRLITKGTIEEKINLIKDEKSKVISEVLDGEKRELLKMNRDELLKLF from the coding sequence TTGGATTTTTTAAAGAGACTAGAAAATGAAGTTGGATACACAATTTACAGTCGTGGAAAAGACTATTATAATAGAGGAAAAGCTGGGAACTTCAAACTTTATGGTGTAGAAGAGGAGTATTACGGAGAGGGAGTTCGTAATCTTGAAGGCTCTGTAAAGGGAAGTAACTATTTAAACTATAAAACTGAGGTTATTTTTAGTAAAGATGAAGTTTTAGATTTTAATTGTAGCTGTATGTATTTTAGAGAGAATGTAAAACCTTGTAAACATATAGTAGCCGTTGCTATGGCAGCATATAATTTAGTATTAAAGAAAGAGAGCATAGAAAAAGCTAAACCAGATATCCACCTAGATTTTTTAAAAAATCCAATGGGTGAGAAAAAAAATCTAATATTTTTAAAGATCACTCCAAAAATTGAAAATATAAGGGGATATATAGACTTTAAACTAGATATAGAGATTGTAACAAAGGATAAAAACTATAAGTTAACTAATAAGCTATCAAAATTTTTAAAAGCCTATGGTCTAACGTCCTTTGATTTTGGAAAATCATATCAGTATAACCCTGCAACAGACTACTTTCAAGGGTGGGAGAAAAAGTTCTTAGATTTTCTAAAGGAGTATGAGGGAATTTTAGAAAAAAGTTATTATGGTGAACTTAATATTTCAACTATTTTAAGTAATAAGTTTAGTTTTGATAGACTAATGGATATCTTAGTTGAAGGAAACCAAATAATTTTAAAAGAAAAAAGTTTAAAAGAGATATTAGAGATAGATGTTAAAAACTCTGGTAGTGATATAGAGCTGGCTTTTAAAAATATATCTAGTTTTATTCAAAGGGGAGAGAGAACTCTTCTTTATTTAGACAATGGAACTCCAATTTTTTATAGAGTTTCAAGTGAGGATATAGAAGTTTATAAAAAAATTCGTCAAAAAACTAGTAGAAGTGAAACTATGGTAATTAGTGAAAATAATCTTCCTGTAGTTATAAACTCCATTCAAAAAATGGCAAAGTTAGAGTTATCAGAAAGTATAAAGAAAAAGGTTTATACTCCTAAAAAGATAGAGGATAAAATATATATAGATTCCTATAATACTTATGGATTAAAGGTTTATACTAAGAGGTTCTATGATGGAATATATGAGGGTGACTTAGATGGAACAATAATTTTAAGCAATGCTTTAGAGGGATACTCTTTATATAAAGATGTTTTAAAAGATTATCAAAATAACTTTGAAAACAACGCTTATCACATTACAAATGTTGAAAGTATATATAAGTTTGTAGTAGAGGGTATACCTGAGTTAGAAAGATACTATGAGATATATTACTCTGAGGAGTTTAAAAATAAAAGTTATACCACTGCTAGCTACCGTGTAGAAACAAAGGTCACTGATATTTTAGAGATAAGTTTTAATATAGATGGAATAGATAAAGATGAGGTACTTAGATTTTTAACTGCAGTTCGTGAAAAGAAAAAGTATTACCTTTTAAAAAATGGTGGAATAATAGATATAAGTGATACCTCTGAGCTAGATGATTTAAATGATCTTTTAGATATAGCAGAGGTGAGTAAAAAAGAGATAGAGGCTGGAGTTATATCTAGAGCTAAAAACTATAGTTATTTCTTAAGTTCAACGCTAAAAAAAATAAAAAATATAGTTTTAGATAGCGAGTTTGAGGTAATGGACAGAAATCTAAAATCTATTAGTAGTAAAGAGGAAGAGTTAGCTATTAAAAAGAGTTTTCCTATGCTAAGAGACTATCAACTTTATGGAGTTCAGTGGTTAAATACTCTTAAAAAACTTGGTCTTGGTGGAATCTTAGCTGATGATATGGGACTTGGAAAAACACTACAAACTATAGCGTATTTAGCACTAGAAAAAAGAGAACTGCCAAGTATAGTTATAGCTCCAAAATCACTAGTTTATAACTGGAAAAGTGAGTTTGAAAAATTTGCTCCTAATGTAACAGTAAAGATGTGTGTAGGTGTAAAGTGGGAGAGAGAAGAGACTATTAAAAGTCTAAAAAGTGGCGAGGTTTTAATAACAACTTATGGAGTGCTAAAAAATGATTTAGATTTATATGGAATGATACCTTTTAAAGAGGGATTTGCCAATATAGTTATAGATGAAGCACAGAATATAAAAAATATTTTGGGGAAAACTTCAAATGCTATAAAAGAGATAAAGGGTGAAACTAAAATAGCTCTTACAGGTACTCCTATTGAAAATAACATACTTGAACTTTGGAGTATATTTGACTTTGCTTTCCCAGGGTATCTTGGAAAACATACAACATTTAAAAAGAGATACTTAGATAATCTGAAAAGTTTAAAAAGTGTTGTGGGGCCATTTATTTTAAGACGTACAAAGAGTGAAGTATTAAAAGAGCTTCCAGACAAAATTGAACAGGATGTGATTGTTGAATTAAGTGAGAAACAGAGAAAGTTATACTTAGGATATTTAGAAAAGTATAAAAGAGAGGTAGAAGCTAATGGTAGTGATGCTATAAAAATACTATCTTGTTTAACAAGGCTTCGTCAACTGTGTAATCATCCAAAGCTATTTATTGAGGATTATAAAGGGGAGAGTGCAAAGCTAGATGCTCTTTTAGAACTACTTCAAGAGGCTAAAAGCGGAGGACATAGGGTGCTACTTTTCTCTCAATTTACAGAGATGTTAAGTATAATAAAGGAACACTTAAAAGATGAGTTTAATATTTTATATTTAGATGGAAAAACTAAGATAGAGGAGCGTTTAAACTTAGTGGAAAGATTCAATGGTGGAGAGGGAGATATATTTGTAATCTCTTTAAAAGCTGGAGGTAGTGGACTAAATTTAACAGGTGCAGATACAGTTATACACTTTGATCCTTGGTGGAATCCATCTGTGGAGAACCAAGCTACAGATAGAGCACATAGAATGGGACAAAAAAATGTGGTAAATGTATTTAGACTTATAACTAAGGGAACTATTGAGGAGAAGATAAATCTAATAAAAGATGAGAAATCAAAGGTTATTAGTGAAGTTTTAGATGGAGAGAAGCGAGAGCTTTTAAAAATGAATAGAGATGAGTTATTAAAGTTATTCTAA